From Triticum urartu cultivar G1812 chromosome 2, Tu2.1, whole genome shotgun sequence, a single genomic window includes:
- the LOC125539202 gene encoding uncharacterized protein LOC125539202: MPTSTKATQPQPATSSSSLGVSFSGLMENKGAAAVPEKEAQAQAPASSSTCFKWTVGEGATLMERAKDQYRKFTEAQASEHWECIKNTVSSMFAEPIPFFGGGAAKDHGSSSSNSSPPPVESQ, from the coding sequence ATGCCCACCAGCACCAAAGCAACGCAACCACAACCGGCGACATCGTCTTCTTCGCTTGGCGTCAGTTTTTCGGGCCTGATGGAGAACAAGGGGGCGGCAGCGGTGCCGGAGAAGGAGGCGCAAGCGCAAGCGCCGGCGTCGTCGTCGACGTGCTTCAAGTGGACGGTGGGGGAGGGCGCGACGCTCATGGAGCGGGCCAAGGACCAGTACAGGAAGTTCACGGAGGCGCAGGCGAGCGAGCACTGGGAGTGCATCAAGAACACGGTCAGCTCCATGTTCGCCGAGCCCATCCCCTTCTTCGGCGGAGGCGCCGCCAAGGACCACggctccagcagcagcaacagctcgccGCCGCCTGTCGAGTCGCAGTAG